One Heptranchias perlo isolate sHepPer1 chromosome 2, sHepPer1.hap1, whole genome shotgun sequence DNA segment encodes these proteins:
- the pter gene encoding phosphotriesterase-related protein, with translation MPELSGKVQTVLGLIDPSQLGRTLTHEHLTMSFAFCYSPPPLSQEACSEMPIAMNNLYWLKQNPYSHKGNLLLSEETEAVKEELLHFKKVGGGTIVENTTAGICRDVKTLRRFSQETGVHVISGAGFYVGETHSPETRNMTVEKLTDILVNEVLHGADGTDIKCGVIGEIGCSWPMMESEKKVLQATAQAQAQLGCPVIIHPGRNSDSPFQIIRILQEAGADISKTVMSHLDRTILDQDKLLEFAKLGSYLEYDLFGTEMLNYVFSPAVDMPCDIERIHRIRLLVEEGYGDNVLIAHDIHTKNRLTKYGGHGYSHILTNIVPKMKQRDILQSAIDKILVENPKRWLTFK, from the exons ATGCCAGAGTTGAGTGGGAAAGTTCAGACTGTGCTGGGTCTGATCGATCCCAGTCAGTTGGGCCGCACCCTGACCCACGAGCACTTGACAATGTCTTTTGCTTTCTGTTACTCGCCACCACCACTCAGCCAAGAAGCGTGCTCTGAAATGCCGATAGCCATGAACAACTTGTACTGGCTCAAACAAAACCCATATTCTCACAAAGGCAACCTCTTGTTGAGCGAGGAGACCGAGGCGGTAAAGGAGGAGCTGCTGCATTTTAAGAAAGTGGGTGGTGGAACTATCGTGGAAAACACAACTGCTGGGATCTGCCGAGATGTGAAGACCCTCAGGCGTTTTTCTCAAGAGACGGGGGTCCATGTCATTTCAGGGGCAGGATTCTACGTGGGTGAAACTCATTCACCTGAAACGCGGAACATGACCGTGGAGAAG TTAACAGATATTCTAGTGAATGAAGTTCTCCATGGAGCTGATGGAACTGACATCAAATGTGGAGTGATTGGAGAAATTGGCTGCTCGTGGCCaatgatggagagtgagaaaaaagTTCTTCAAGCCACAGCTCAGGCACAGGCACAGCTTGGCTGCCCTGTCATCATTCACCCAGGCAGAAATAGTGACTCACCTTTCCAGATCATCCGAATACTACAGGAGGCTGGGGCTGACATCTCCAAAACAGTCATGTCCCACCTAGACCG gaCCATACTTGACCAGGATAAGCTGCTCGAGTTTGCCAAACTGGGAAGTTACCTCGAGTATGATCTGTTCGGCACTGAAATGCTGAATTACGTTTTTAGCCCCGCTGTGGATATGCCATGTGACATTGAAAGGATCCATCG GATCCGTTTGCTGGTTGAAGAGGGTTATGGAGACAATGTGCTGATAGCCCACGATATTCACACGAAGAACAGGCTGACTAAGTACGGAGGACACGGCTattcccacattctaaccaacaTAGTTCCGAAAATGAAGCAGCGAGACATTCTCCAGTCTGCTATAGACAAGATTTTAGTGGAAAACCCGAAACGTTGGCTAACGTTCAAGTAA